The proteins below come from a single Panicum hallii strain FIL2 chromosome 7, PHallii_v3.1, whole genome shotgun sequence genomic window:
- the LOC112900581 gene encoding glycine-rich cell wall structural protein 1.8-like, whose protein sequence is MAVVLTRGTGERGEVANGDAIGNGSGGWRCGSVSGCGRGERRWRLGIGCGGGGGGARARNWAEAHRRRRMAAASGAEGIGGERARVWLGKGNGAFERGGRGGERVAAGSIPPEAMLAQPAGVEAMPPRGEPTGRGGGAGKTEGGADGWGRGRRERLTGGAGPEK, encoded by the coding sequence ATGGCGGTGGTGCTCACCCGCGGCACGGGCGAGCGGGGCGAGGTGGCGAACGGCGACGCGATAGGGAATGGCAGCGGCGGATGGAGGTGCGGGTCGGTGAGCGGCTGCGGGCGGGGAGAGAGGCGGTGGAGGCTCGGAATCGGGTGcggaggaggcggaggtggTGCACGCGCGCGGAATTGggcggaggctcaccggcggcggcggatggcggcgGCCAGCGGAGCGGAGGGGATAGGAGGCGAGAGGGCTAGGGTTTGGCTGGGGAAGGGGAACGGCGCGTTtgaaaggggagggagaggaggcgaGCGGGTGGCCGCGGGGTCAATCCCGCCTGAGGCCATGCTGGCCCAACCGGCGGGCGTCGAAGCGATGCCGCCGCGCGGCGAGCCAACGGGCAGGGGCGGAGGCGCGGGGAAGACGGAGGGAGgggctgacgggtggggccgaGGGCGCAGGGAGAgactgaccggtggggccgggCCGGAAAAATAA
- the LOC112900580 gene encoding uncharacterized protein LOC112900580 — MTPMNFNMMRSFVHALKGKGKKDVSSSSRSQGKKNDGSASSDRPSLFRGSSSHLSRRSALQRCLDEAMQQEEEGRGADEEEYVANVDGDGGSGEGDGCEDREECEDGDDGDVLTIIS; from the exons ATGACCCCGATGAATTTTAACAT gaTGAGGTCATTTGTGCACGCTCTgaaggggaagggaaagaaggatgtATCCTCGTCTTCAAGGAGTCAGGGAAAGAAGAATGATGGATCCGCATCTTCGGATAGGCCTTCTCTCTTTAGAGGCAGCAGTTCTCATCTGAGCCGAAGAAGTGCACTTCAGCGATGTCTAGATGAGGCTATGCAA caagaagaggaaggTAGGGGTGCGGATGAGGAAGAATATGTCGCGAACGTGGATGGCGATGGAGGTAGCggagagggagatgggtgcGAGGACAGAGAAGAGTGCGAGGATGGAGATGATGGagat GTACTTACAatcatttcatga